In Musa acuminata AAA Group cultivar baxijiao chromosome BXJ2-3, Cavendish_Baxijiao_AAA, whole genome shotgun sequence, the following proteins share a genomic window:
- the LOC103977097 gene encoding transcription termination factor MTERF5, chloroplastic, whose translation MNTTPHHRLCLSAWLQCPVMAARRPPQSREAPPVIRPIQVTAHRRPFNRSVVSYRPTSASRVHLTVTQQFFLCKAKTYESEVVPRNFAAIPSSLLTAEREEAKAVLTLFLKKQGLSNTVAARVINKSECFVDHLILKLHLMHKSRYLVGRELTTLEIRGAFIPFLESLLEEHGDALVDFVENFPDPPGIERAASTSPVNTTSSSSSSKKERAIARVSQLSPDGLLPELVLYLVDLGMKLEQIKDIVRKFPAFAYYSLDRKIKPLVEFLLELGVPRSDIPTILIKRPQLCGISFSENLKPMMAYLENLGVDKSKWAKVIYRFPALLTYSRQKVKATTDYLCELGVSEKNIGKILTRCPHIISYSIEDKLRPTADYFQSIGIDVASLMHKCPQTFGLSIEANLKPVTEFFLERGYSTAEVSTMVHRYGALYTFSLVDNLIPKWNYFLTMDYPKSELVKFPHYFGYSLEERIKPRYSRVRECGVKLVLNQVLSVTNSQFEKILEKKREKILDAHFPQGQNK comes from the exons ATGAACACTACCCCTCATCATCGTCTCTGTCTCTCAGCTTGGCTGCAGTGTCCGGTGATGGCAGCCAGACGACCTCCACAGTCTCGGGAGGCGCCTCCTGTCATTCGACCGATTCAAGTCACTGCCCACCGGCGCCCCTTCAATCGGTCGGTGGTTTCTTATCGGCCTACATCTGCGTCCAG GGTTCATCTGACAGTTACACAACAATTCTTTCTCTGCAAAGCTAAAACAT ATGAATCCGAAGTAGTTCCTCGCAACTTTGCTGCAATCCCCTCTAGTCTGTTAACTGCAGAGAGAGAGGAGGCAAAGGCTGTATTAACATTGTTTCTGAAAAAACAAGGTTTGAGCAACACAGTGGCAGCGAGAGTTATCAACAAATCAGAATGTTTTGTAGATCACCTCATTTTGAAGCTCCACTTGATGCATAAGTCTCGGTATCTAGTAG GGAGAGAGCTCACGACTCTTGAAATTAGAGGTGCATTCATTCCATTCCTTGAATCTCTTCTTGAAGAACATGGGGATGCATTGGTAGATTTTGTTGAGAACTTCCCAGACCCTCCAGGTATAGAAAGAGCTGCTTCGACTTCTCCAGTAAACACTACTAGTTCTAGTTCTAGTTCTAAGAAAGAAAGAGCCATAGCCCGAGTAAGTCAACTAAGTCCTGATGGCCTTCTTCCTGAACTTGTCCTCTACCTTGTGGACCTCGGTATGAAACTTGAGCAGATCAAGGACATAGTGCGTAAGTTCCCAGCTTTTGCTTACTATAGTTTGGACCGCAAAATCAAGCCTTTGGTGGAGTTTCTTCTGGAGCTTGGTGTCCCCCGATCAGACATTCCAACCATCCTTATTAAAAGGCCTCAGCTATGTGGTATCAGCTTTTCAGAGAATCTGAAGCCCATGATGGCCTATTTAGAGAACTTGGGTGTCGACAAGAGCAAATGGGCCAAGGTTATATACAGATTTCCAGCATTGCTCACCTACAGCAGACAAAAGGTGAAGGCAACCACCGATTACCTATGCGAACTAGGTGTTTCAGAGAAGAATATAGGAAAGATTCTGACACGCTGCCCCCATATCATAAGCTATAGCATCGAAGATAAGCTCAGGCCTACAGCTGATTACTTCCAGTCGATAGGTATCGACGTTGCCTCTCTTATGCACAAATGCCCTCAGACTTTTGGACTAAGCATCGAGGCGAATCTGAAGCCGGTCACAGAGTTTTTTCTTGAAAGGGGTTATAGCACAGCAGAAGTGAGTACCATGGTTCACAGATATGGAGCTCTTTATACTTTCAGCCTGGTTGATAACTTGATACCCAAATGGAACTACTTCTTAACAATGGATTATCCAAAATCAGAGCTTGTCAAATTTCCTCACTACTTTGGCTATAGCTTGGAGGAGAGGATAAAACCTAGATACAGCCGGGTACGGGAATGTGGAGTGAAGCTGGTATTGAACCAGGTGTTGTCTGTTACCAACAGTCAGTTCGAGAAGATATtggagaaaaaaagggaaaaaatattAGATGCTCATTTTCCCCAGGGACAAAATAAATGA
- the LOC103977377 gene encoding uncharacterized protein LOC103977377, with product MDHAELSLGLPGSMMSEITSSASTESDAIAKRKRKMQQTWDHGIDLHLNHPLPLEWEQCLDLQSGNMYYLNRKTMKKSWVRLEEKSMKLELNISTFGSSETKKQCSSSGSSMMALVCVNCHLLVMLRKSSPSCPNCKYVHSLPPPPPPPQKLQAVKPLETLSLLH from the exons ATGGATCATGCCGAGCTCTCGCTTGGCCTTCCTGGATCGATGATGAGTGAGATCACGAGTAGTGCATCTACGGAATCAGATGCGATTGCTAAGAGGAAAAGGAAGATGCAGCAGACTTGGGATCATGGGATTGATCTCCACCTCAATCATCCCCTCCCTTTAGAATGGGAACAATGCCTGGACTTACAA TCGGGGAACATGTACTACTTGAACAGGAAGACGATGAAGAAGAGTTGGGTGAGGCTCGAGGAGAAGTCGATGAAGTTGGAGCTTAACATCTCAACCTTTGGGAGCTCAGAGACGAAGAAACAGTGCAGCTCAAGTGGCAGCAGCATGATGGCATTAGTCTGTGTGAACTGCCATCTCCTCGTCATGCTGCGCAAGTCATCTCCTTCATGTCCGAACTGCAAGTACGTGCACTCattgccgccgcctcctcctcctcctcagaagCTCCAAGCCGTCAAGCCCTTGGAAACTCTCAGCCTCCTCCATTGA